The Capsicum annuum cultivar UCD-10X-F1 unplaced genomic scaffold, UCD10Xv1.1 ctg72049, whole genome shotgun sequence nucleotide sequence GAagggtgatatcacttatgattgatagCATTTATAGTTGTGTATTGTATTGAGCCCCCGGCCGCCCGCCCATTTTTACTAATACAACATAACTCGGAGCTCATCTAGGtaattgggtttttttttttagaagaaaaaaaagagccTCACCATAAACCTTGTTGCTTATATCCAACACTTTAAAAGGGCAATGGGCATTGTTTCTTTTTGTCACATAGAGAGTAGTAGCTTAGAAGATAAAACTCTAGGAATGGTGTGGTCATCATTACACATGTAGTCCTCCATCAACCTTCCCCCACACCCATTGTTTTCATTATCTCTGTCACTCTTTCTTAGCCCTTCACTATTAGTACTCTCTCTTTCCAATCTTTCCCTTCCTCGTTTTCAATACAACTCTCTTATGTATATTTTTCTAGTGCCATATAATAACTTTGCTTTTACGTCCTGTTTTTGTACATGCATACCCAATAGCTCATTTTCTTGCAAATCTTGGCCTTCTCAACATGGGCACTCCCCTTCATTCTCAATTTCTTGCTTTCAATAGCCTCATTTTGCTTCTTTTCATTTCATTCAATGTCCAATTAAATCATGCCACATCGACAACCACCGTGTTGGCCAAAGACCAAGTATCATGCACAATGTGCTCCTCTTGTGACAACCCATGTCAGCCTATCTTCTctccaccaccaccatcaccgcCACCATCTCTTCCATGCCCCCCACCACCGTCACTTCCACCACCTCCTTCACCACCACAACCTTGCCTGGGAGGCTGCTCTCAGCCTATGACCCCGCCTTATAGTGGTGGAGGTAGCGGTGGTGGTAATGGTGATTACTACTTTTCTCCAACCAACCCTTCTATGTACCCAATCCCACCACCTCCCAACCCCATTGTACCGTATTTCCCTTTCTACTTTTACAACCCTCCTGCACCTAATACAATTGACTCCAAATCCGTTCACTTCAAGAACCATCATCCTTTTATCACTTGTCTCATTATTCTTGTTtccattttattgtttctttaacCGTAAATAAGGGGACATGCATTAAAATTAATTGTTGCATAACATCAAGGAATCTCAGTAGCTCGGTTGGTTAGCGAAGAAGGAACAAGAAGCTAGTAATGGACCAAACGAATTGGGCCACCAAATTTCCATGGAATATTTAAGAATGTTTGGTTTGAGGACATCTCAATATATATTCTTCTTCATGACAGGAGAAATTGAACTGTCTCGGTCTACTTTCGCACATGTGGTGTGTAGAATAATATATAGTCTTACTTATGAGCCACATTCTTAATTGCATTCATGATTGTTGATAGTACTGGATTTCCTTCTTGTTGTATAGATGCACTTTAATTTCCTACCCTCTAAGATTCTGATTATCCTAATGTACGTGCTTCAAAATGTTTAATTACAAATATATCATTTCTTCGTTTGCCAACATACGGGAATTTGGCATTTAGAGAGTTAATTAGTATATGGTATAAATATGCGCTTCACTTGAGTCGATGGttaatcaaaaacaacctctctattttcACAAAGTAGCAATAAGGTCTACTTATGTATATCACCCTGAATCTTATTTGTATGATTACACTTaatatattgttgttattgattaGTCTAAGTATGCAAATATCTGCATTGTTCTAAGTCAAACTCAATATGTACGTTACGTCTCAATAATCAATTGGCCTAGCTAGCTTGTTAGTTAATTGGCATGCGATGTTGTTGACACAAATAAATAAGTGGAGGGAAGCACTTAAGAAATAACAAGAATCATGTGGTGTACATTTAACTTTTGTTGGGAGCTGGGACAATGGAGATTTGCGTTTGGTTTGTATGTGTGCAACGTTACACTTTCATATACATGTTCCATGTGACCTTTCCATTTTTGGGGATAAGGTATAAGAACTCTCATACTATAACGAAATTCTCAGTTATACATCTAAACTATATATGTgatagatttattatttatgtacttaattttttttcgtaTTATTCTATGTACGCACAAACTATGTGAATGTCCAATATTATCCCTTCtgaacttttcatatcatttaaattcatgaattattttggttcaatttttgttcttgtttaaGTGAATTTCTGGCCCAacttttgttattgtttttatttgttcTAATTTTGGCTACTGTTTTGATGCAATTGTTTCTGTAACTGTGGTCCAGTTTTGATCCAATGCAAAAAGAACAACTTGCAAGTTCTGTacacaaataaataaagaaaatctgTGTAAAATATCATCTTTACTAGTATGACAGCTTCATAAAAGAAAGAAGCCTCTGcaaaatatcaagaataattTTATAGATATCAAAACGACTGATGCAGCTTCGTAGatataaaaatggtaaaaaaatacACTTAATGGTACAATAACATCATCTTAATTAATGTGTATCTCACATATCTCTGTACTTGGGAGTTGGGAGTTTCTTATGCCTTATATGGATGGGTGACCAAGGGGCAAGATGATAAAACATTTGTTTTAGg carries:
- the LOC124894246 gene encoding uncharacterized proline-rich protein-like, with translation MGTPLHSQFLAFNSLILLLFISFNVQLNHATSTTTVLAKDQVSCTMCSSCDNPCQPIFSPPPPSPPPSLPCPPPPSLPPPPSPPQPCLGGCSQPMTPPYSGGGSGGGNGDYYFSPTNPSMYPIPPPPNPIVPYFPFYFYNPPAPNTIDSKSVHFKNHHPFITCLIILVSILLFL